GCGGCGGCTTCGTCCATGTAGAACACCTCCCACTGGTGGCCGTCGGGGTCGGCGAAGCCGTGCTGGAACATGAAGCCGTGGTCCTGCTCGGGGTTGGGCGTGGTGCCGCCGGCTTTCAGGGCCCGGGCCACCAGGTCCTTCACCTCCTCGCGGCTCGCGCAGTCGAGCGCGTTGAGCACGGCGGTGGCCTTGGACACGTCGGCCACGGGCAGGTGGGTGAAGGTCTGGAAGAAGGGCTTGACCAGCAGCATCACGTACACGTGCTCGCTGATCACGATGCAGGCGGCCTGCTCGTTGGAGAACTTGGGGTTGAGCGTGAAGCCCAGGCCGGTGTAGAAGGCGCGCGAGCGCGGCAGGTCGTTGACGGGCAGGTTGACGAAGATCTTGGACGGCATGGGGGGTGCTCCGGTGAAAGGCTTGCGGGCGAGGGATTTCGCCACGCACGATCGAACGACGGCCCAGGGTCGGCCGTTTCGACGGTTCCGACCTAGGTACAAACCCGCAGAGGAACCGGGCCGACCGCCCCTGCACTCAGAGGCCCCTGTCCCTCTCTGGAGATTCGTCTTGCAGGCCCTCAGCCGCTTCCGCCACGTTCACCTCCCCGCCCGCGCCGGATCGGCGCCGACTGTCGAAGAGACCCCGGCCGACACCGGCAGAACCGACCGCATGGACTGCCTGATCGCCCACGGCTTCGCCCTTCCCCCGGCCGGCACGGGCGGCGCGCGCGCCGTCTCGCGTTTCATCGACGGCGAACCGCTGTCGCACAGCGACAACCTCGAACTGTCCCGGTGGCTGAGCCGCGCCCAACCCGAGAACCCTGCGTTGTGGCTGGCAATGCAGCGGCTGTCGCCGTCGTTCACGCCCATGCTGGACCTGTGCCCGGGCAACGCCCCCACCGATGCCCGGATTCAGGCGCTCACCGAAGCGCTGCTGGCCACGCACCAGTGCGCGCTCGAGAACGGTCTGAAGTTCGGTGTCGTCGTGCACGAGAAGCTGCCGCCGGGCCTCGCGCGGCTGCTGCACGAAGCGGTTCTCGAAGCGCCGTCGAGCGTGCGGGCCTTGGACTACCCCTGCCACACGCACACCCCCGCCTGCGAAGAAACCCACGCACTCTTGCAAGCCTGTCTGCGCGACGGCAGAGGGCTGCAGAGCGTGGGCGGGTCGTTCAAGGTGTTGCCGCTGCTGGAGCGCAGCGTCCCCGAGCTCGTGCTGATCGATCCGGCGGCCCGCCCCGACCTGGATGCCCTGCGCCAGATGCTGCGCATTGGCGGTGTGCACAACCTGTCGTTCAAGAACGATCTGCCGGCCGCCCACGAAGCCGTGTGCGCCGTGGTGGCCGAGACCAATGCCGCGCTGTCGGCACGGCCGCAGGACTGCGTGCACGGCATCGAGCTCAAGACCTTCTCGCCCTACATCACAAGACACGACGAGGGCCATATCCTGCGCGCGGTGCGGTCGCTGTTCGCGGCCAGGCATCTCAAGGCCATCACACTGCCCGATCCGAGCTGGCTGTGGATGCCGCTGCCCGAGCTGCAAGCACTGATGGAGCGCAGCCCGCTGCAATCGTTGCGCTTCCTCTCCCTGGGCAAAATCGACCGGGACGATTCGACCTTTGAGCGCTTGAACCTGCTGGTGGCCGCGAACCTGCTCGACCCCGTGCTGGAACACAACCGCGTGCTGGAGCGCGAGCGGGCCGCGAAGGTATCGGGCGCCTTCACCCGCGTGCTCTCGGCACAGGCGCTTCAGAACAGCAGCAAACACGACCAGGCGCAGGCCGGCCTCGAGATCAACCCGCTGGCCGAACACCTGGCGCAGGTCTTTTGCGGTGCCCGGGAGGTGCAGGACATGGCCCAGGTCCATCCGTTCACGGGCGCGGCCGCTGCGCTGGCCAGAGACACCGCCTCGCAGCAACTCGAACGGGAGCGCGCGCTGCGACCAGCGCTGGAAGACATTGTGCTGACGCCCGGCGGGTTCGCGGATGTCCGGCATTGGCCGGCGCAACTGCCCCGTACCTGAGCGCGAGGATCAGGCCCGGCTCTCGTCGAAACACGGCGCGAGTGCCCGCACCTCCACCGTGGCCCACTGCGCCGCCGGGCACTGGCGCGCGAGCGCGATGGCCTCCTCGCGCGTGACGCCGTCGAGCAGGAAGAAGCCGCCCACCATTTCCTTGGCCTCGGCAAAGGGGCCGTCGAGCCGGCGCGGCACGCCCGGCGCTTCGCTCACGCGCACCGCGTCGCCCAGGCCTGCGAGCGAGGCCACCGCAGCCAGCTTGCCCTGCGCCCGCAGCGACTCGCCGAAGGCCTGCATCTGCGCATAGGCCTCGCGGCCCTGGGCCTCGGTGCGGGTGGCGCGCTGGCCGTTGGGTTCGACGATGAGCAGCATGTACGACACGGTGTTTCCCCGGGATGTGAAGCCGCGCATGGTAGGCCCAGAATGTGCAGCCATGGACACCGCGCGCTTCAACGCCTTCAAGGAACAGGCCCTGGCCCGGGGCTTCGACGAAGTGATCGAACGCCGTTGGGCGCCGCAC
This is a stretch of genomic DNA from Hydrogenophaga crocea. It encodes these proteins:
- a CDS encoding VOC family protein; amino-acid sequence: MPSKIFVNLPVNDLPRSRAFYTGLGFTLNPKFSNEQAACIVISEHVYVMLLVKPFFQTFTHLPVADVSKATAVLNALDCASREEVKDLVARALKAGGTTPNPEQDHGFMFQHGFADPDGHQWEVFYMDEAAAPAQF
- a CDS encoding YciI family protein, with the protein product MSYMLLIVEPNGQRATRTEAQGREAYAQMQAFGESLRAQGKLAAVASLAGLGDAVRVSEAPGVPRRLDGPFAEAKEMVGGFFLLDGVTREEAIALARQCPAAQWATVEVRALAPCFDESRA